The Hippoglossus hippoglossus isolate fHipHip1 chromosome 21, fHipHip1.pri, whole genome shotgun sequence genome contains a region encoding:
- the rpgra gene encoding X-linked retinitis pigmentosa GTPase regulator, protein MTGQTDADIPETGAIFTFGKSSFADNVPSKFWLKNDHPVHISCGGAHTSVITDNGRILMFGANTCGQLGLGFKRAASKPASVKALKSETVKLVACGRDHTIVCTWQGCVYGAGSNQEGQLGLGHCSNTTSFALLPPFFDHAPVRMLSAGCNTSAALTEDGRLFMWGDNSVGQLGLGDEGSAAEPREVDVGEAVMWVSCGYHHSAFVTVDGGLYTFGESANGRLGLQTEQLANHTVPQRVQGILGRVIQVSCGGEHTAALTEENVYTFGRGQYGQLGHGTFLFEVDLPKPLEHFSNSSNRHVSCGENHTAVITENGLLYTFGDSRHGKLGSGEENFTNQFSPTLCRRFLKYNVQLVSCGCNHMLVLAAPKPPESHEVVPEKDVTINESLLRLEMLLLDTLTDPTPLVPKSALAARARHREKESSVDLFGEMFQNLPRLNSDFLNASWQTSRNVLSRTTRSKDVTTPSSPPKPLSDAPPSPPLSPAPLSESVSSKPSSLHSQSSLQSKFHRASSSTSDPKDFPSSMPSPKSVTKRNPNVLFPKRIGKNRVQHTSGAKKALNGRMSSHTTGLREREGLASSQTEGENVQRQVISEDLQNRRAVDSDILPDTEKKKGRALRRTTKDGAAFAEQLQSGGKIEKTSHGAFPAELLKGCSSLKKGASATKKNNHKATSKGKENITKQPNKIQNQDEKKAQKELYHVKSTKHSRNKPSELNEKAPQSIHLTKAGQRATALKESGRKSTDLQAVHINQEDVIELIRTANQEESNLSALDKTSPVIKVTEGNETNSMSVQRGSSTFKGNAAEEDVKRAPIQIKRTDVKLAPTRDVPKVKSAAGKGQSKKLSSVKKGNTPVTTPEKALSVTSTPVKVKGKQQKLKSTPVKNNAVQSRSEGHGADKSVNSTDQRMKGKPADEQKLPGDKKAQEKPVWEKGEEIMDKGEADTKDNKGAKLRSNKTVSPQQDTPTPVVGNTPSSQTPQRTEEISVSGAKFLQAFEPADRDLLVSQRENKEAEDKPRWAQILSDAVAVLPAAGMAGAAVEVLADAVTSVQADISDTAVSTPSKASSRGKQFTKQSAIRQASFASTLSSAELSNQEEENAKKHAQVSVPLESRNRVQEDDCDDRDQSEHEAVKSDTTKQTGVEDCSQTEVHTLKTSQQDHEEEEDEDQKTSKVSREDVGEEDESKKGEYRETEDEEEEGESVSNVDDEEEEEEEDRGKSSCDKKDQAESVSGEGEQEGDDESEEEEGEEETNSSSEEEDKGTEKNNSTEIEEEEEGEEEESSEAMGEGGSESEAVEEEEEGSEQSNEEEEDESEVSEDEEDESGEESGSTIGSKSEEEEEKEEKKGSDTAESAGSDEEEDEEEEVEEEGETEEQKDDQDSTESEDEEKDSEDEESDESKGEKKDDENQGEVSVDIEEEEEEDNESDEEEEEQDEFSEKEDEACEEDELSDEGENGGRGGGRG, encoded by the exons ATGACCGGACAGACAGATGCAGACATACCTG AAACAGGAGCCATCTTCACATTTGGAAAGAGCAGCTTTGCAGACAATGTACCCAGTAAATTCTGGTTGAAGAACGACCATCCAGTGCATATATCCTGTGGTGGGGCGCACACTTCTGTCATCACag ACAATGGGAGGATCCTCATGTTTGGTGCCAACACCTGCGGCCAACTGGGGCTGGGATTTAAACGTGCAGCCAGTAAACCTGCCTCTGTGAAAG CCTTAAAGTCTGAGACGGTGAAGCTTGTAGCTTGTGGGAGAGATCACACAATTGTCTGCACAT GGCAGGGTTGTGTGTACGGTGCTGGCAGTAACCAGGAGGGGCAGCTCGGTTTGGGTCACTGCAGCAACACGACGTCCTTCGCCCTGCTGCCTCCCTTCTTTGACCATGCAccagtcaggatgctctctgCAGGGTGCAACACCTCAGCTGCCTTAACAG AGGACGGCAGGCTGTTCATGTGGGGAGACAACTCCGTGGGTCAGCTTGGTTTAGGGGACGAGGGATCAGCAGCTGAACCCAGAGAGGTGGATGTTGGAGAGGCGGTGATGTGGGTCTCCTGTGGATACCACCACTCAGCATTTGTCACAg TGGATGGAGGTCTTTACACGTTTGGTGAAAGTGCGAATGGACGTCTTGGTCTCCAGACAGAGCAGCTCGCCAATCACACAGTCCCCCAGAGGGTGCAAGGGATTCTGGGTCGTGTCATCCAGGTGTCCTGTGGAGGGGAGCACACTGCAGCACTCACTG AGGAGAACGTGTACACGTTCGGCAGGGGTCAGTACGGTCAGCTGGGCCATGGAACGTTTCTGTTTGAGGTCGATTTGCCAAAACCACTGGAGCACTTTTctaacagcagcaacagacaCGTCTCCTGTGGAGAGAACCACACTGCTGTGATCACTG agaaCGGCCTGCTCTACACATTTGGTGACAGTCGTCATGGGAAACTGGGCTCAGGGGAGGAAAACTTCACAAACCAGTTCAGCCCAACACTTTGTAGACGTTTTCTCAAATACAACGTTCAGTTA GTGTCCTGCGGTTGTAACCACATGCTAGTACTGGCTGCACCCAAACCACCAGAGAGCCATGAGGTGGTGCCAGAGAAGGATGTCACCATCAATGAGAGCTTGTTGCGTTTAGAAATGCTCCTGTTAGACACTTTGACGGATCCAACTCCACTGGTCCCAAAGTCGGCCCTCGCTGCTCGAGCTCgccacagagagaaa gagAGCTCTGTGGATCTGTTTGGAGAAATGTTCCAGAACCTCCCACGTTTGAACTCTGACTTCCTCAACGCCTCCTGGCAAACATCCAGGAACGTCTTAAGCCGCACGACACGTTCAAAGGATGTGACCACCCCTTCATCACCCCCCAAACCCCTGTCAGACGCACCACCAAGCCCACCACTCTCACCCGCACCTCTGTCCGAATCCGTATCCTCCAAGCCATCAAGCTTACATTCTCAATCATCACTTCAGAGTAAATTCCATAGAGCCTCCTCCTCTACGTCTGATCCCAAAGACTTTCCCTCTTCCATGCCGTCGCCAAAGTCTGTAACTAAACGTAACCCGAACGTTCTCTTCCCAAAGAGGATTGGAAAAAATAGAGTCCAACACACGTCGGGTGCTAAGAAGGCCTTAAATGGCAGAATGTCATCACACACTACAggtctcagagagagagaaggcctCGCCTCATCACAAACAG AGGGAGAAAATGTTCAGAGACAAGTGATCAGTGAAGATTTGCAGAACAGAAGAGCAGTCGACTCTGACATTTTGCCAGATacg gaaaagaaaaagggccGAGCTCTCAGAAGAACAACAAAAGACGGCGCTGCGTTTGCTGAGCAGCTCCAGTCCGGagggaaaatagaaaaaacttCTCACGGGGCCTTCCCCGCCGAGCTCTTGAAAGGCTGTAGCTCTTTAAAGAAAGGAGCatctgcaacaaagaaaaataaccacaaagCCACATCCAAAGGAAAAGAGAACATCACAAAGCAGCCAAATAAAATCCAAAATCAAGATGAGAAAAAGGCACAAAAGGAGCTCTACCATGttaaatccacaaaacacagtAGGAATAAACCATCAGAGTTAAATGAAAAAGCTCCACAATCTATTCATCTGACTAAAGCAGGTCAGAGAGCAACTGCATTGAAGGAAAGTGGAAGGAAAAGTACAGATTTGCAAGCAGTCCACATAAACCAGGAGGATGTGATAGAATTGATAAGGACAGCAAACCAAGAGGAATCTAACTTGTCCGCTTTGGACAAGACATCTCCTGTTATCAAGGTCACAGAAGggaatgaaacaaacagcatgTCTGTCCAAAGAGGAAGTTCAACTTTCAAGGGaaatgctgcagaggaagatgtcAAACGTGCACCAATCCAGATTAAAAGAACAGACGTCAAACTGGCCCCAACGAGAGATGTGCCCAAGGTTAAATCTGCAGCAGGGAAAGGTCAAAGTAAAAAGCTGTCATCggtgaaaaaaggaaatacacCTGTCACCACCCCTGAGAAAGCCCTGAGTGTGACGTCTACACCTGTAAAAGTCAAAGGGAAGCAACAAAAGCTCAAATCCACACCAGTCAAAAATAATGCAGTTCAAAGTAGAAGTGAAGGACACGGTGCAGATAAATCTGTCAATAGCACGGATCAGAGAATGAAAGGTAAACCTGCAGACGAGCAGAAGTTACCTGGTGACAAGAAAGCACAGGAAAAGCCTGTGTGGGAAAAAGGAGAGGAGATCATGGATAAAGGTGAGGCAGACACTAAGGATAATAAAGGGGCCAAGCTGAGGAGTAATAAGACTGTATCTCCACAGCAGGATACACCTACACCTGTGGTGGGTAACACACCTTCCTCACAAACCCctcagagaacagaggagattTCTGTCAGCGGTGCCAAATTCCTGCAGGCCTTTGAACCTGCTGATAGAGATCTGCTCgtttcacagagagaaaacaaggagGCCGAGGATAAACCAAGATGGGCACAAATTCTCAGTGACGCAGTCGCTGTTCTTCCCGCTGCTGGGATGGCAGGTGCAGCTGTGGAGGTCCTCGCTGATGCAGTTACCAGTGTACAGGCGGACATCAGCGACACAGCCGTCTCAACACCGTCCAAAGCATCCAGTCGCGGGAAACAGTTCACAAAGCAAAGTGCGATTAGGCAGGCTTCCTTCGCCTCGACATTGTCCTCTGCAGAATTGTCAAATCAAGAAGAAGAGAACGCAAAGAAACACGCTCAAGTCAGTGTCCCGTTAGAGTCTCGGAATAGAGTTCAAGAAGATGACTGCGATGATCGTGATCAGTCTGAACATGAGGCTGTGAAAAGTGACACGACCAAGCAGACAGGGGTTGAAGACTGTTCACAAACAGAAGTACACACCTTGAAAACTTCCCAGCAAGAccacgaagaggaggaggatgaagatcaGAAAACCTCCAAGGTCTCCAGAGAAGATGTaggagaagaggatgagagTAAAAAGGGAGAATACAGAGAAactgaagatgaggaggaagagggagagagtgtaAGCAATGTGGAtgacgaagaggaagaagaggaggaggatagaGGAAAAAGTAGCTGTGACAAAAAGGATCAAGCAGAGAGTGTTTCTGGAGAGGGTGAGCAAGAGGGAGATGATGAatcggaggaagaagagggtgaggaggaaacaaactctagcagtgaggaagaggatAAAGGGACTGAGAAGAACAATAGTACGGAGattgaagaggaggaagaaggagaagaggaagaaagcagTGAAGCGATGGGTGAAG GTGGGAGTGAGTCTGAAGCagttgaagaggaggaggagggaagtgaACAGTCcaatgaagaggaagaggatgaaagTGAGGTGAGTGAGGACGAAGAAGATGAAAGTGGTGAAGAGTCGGGGAGCACAATTGGCAGCaagagtgaagaggaagaagagaaggaagagaaaaagggaaGTGACACTGCAGAGTCTGCaggaagtgatgaagaggaagacgaagaagaagaagtagaggAAGAGGGTGAAACTGAGGAGCAAAAAGATGATCAAGATTCCACAGaaagtgaggatgaggagaaagacTCAGAAGATGAAGAGTCAGATGAGAGcaaaggagagaagaaagatgaTGAGAACCAGGGTGAAGTGAGTGTTGATattgaagaggaggaagaggaggacaacgagagtgatgaagaggaggaggagcaagatGAATTCAGTGAAAAAGAAGATGAGGCGTGTGAGGAAGACGAGTTGTCAGATGAGggggaaa acggaggaagaggaggaggaaggggatga
- the gpr161 gene encoding G-protein coupled receptor 161: MNTSRNCTAAGNGEGLAALEWVSIVTITLLACLGNLLVVVTLYRRPYLLTPSNKFVFSLTLSNLLLSMLVLPFVAVSSAKREWVFGVVWCNFTALLYLLISSASMLTLGAIAIDRYYAVLYPMIYPMKITGNRAVVVIAYVWLHSLIGCVPPLFGWSSFEFDCYKWTCVASWHREPSYTAFWVSWCILPPLIIMLACYGVIFRVARMKARKVHCGTVVVAQDDSSGAQKNGRKNSSTSNSSSGSRRSLVYAGSQCKAFVTILVVIGTFLVTWGPYVSVVCTEALWGQGSVSQGLETLVAWLSFCSAACHPLIYGLWNKTVRKELLGMFFGDRYYRESFATRHRNSRLFSISNRITDLGMSPHLTAMLAGGGHLLAPGSSTGDTGFSFTQDSCTDVMLLDDFSVDGSSQQQQHGNLSGKRRSSVTFEDQVEHSKAENFNASSAQVHAEEHKSLDTFASCLAMAIESDAKLTLFGEGLALPGGLFVTRAVPRPRYLDGQRLRLESIDEGIVKDDRNEEEQDIEEKPV, translated from the exons ATGAACACCAGTAGGAACTGCACCGCAGCCGGCAATGGTGAGGGTCTGGCTGCCCTGGAGTGGGTCTCCATAGTGACCATCACGCTCCTCGCCTGCCTGGGGAACCTCTTGGTCGTGGTCACCCTTTATCGCAGGCCTTATCTGCTCACGCCCAGCAACAAGTTTGTGTTCAGCCTGACCCTGTCCAACCTGCTGCTGTCCATGCTGGTGCTGCCGTTCGTGGCCGTGAGCTCGGCAAAGAGGGAGTGGGTGTTCGGGGTGGTGTGGTGCAACTTCACCGCCCTGCTCTACCTGCTCATCAGCTCGGCCAGCATGCTCACCCTCGGGGCTATCGCCATTGACAG GTATTACGCAGTGCTCTACCCGATGATCTACCCCATGAAGATCACAGGAAACCGGGCCGTCGTGGTCATCGCCTACGTGTGGTTAcactctctgattggctgtgtgCCTCCTCTGTTCGGCTGGTCCTCCTTCGAGTTTGACTGCTACAAGTGGACCTGCGTTGCGTCTTGGCACAGAGAGCCGAGCTACACAGCCTTCTGGGTCAGCTGGTGCATCCTCCCGCCGTTGATCATAATGCTGGCCTGCTATGGTGTCATTTTCCGCGTTGCCCGCATGAAAGCTCGTAAAGTCCACTGCGGTACAGTCGTGGTGGCTCAGGACGACTCCAGTGGAGCTCAGAAGAACGGACGCAAGAACTCCAGCACCTCAAATTCCTCTAGTGGAAGCCGGCGGAGCCTGGTGTACGCAGGGAGCCAATGCAAGGCCTTTGTCACCATTTTAGTGGTGATAGGCACCTTCCTGGTGACGTGGGGGCCGTATGTCAGTGTGGTGTGCACCGAGGCTTTGTGGGGACAGGGGAGTGTATCTCAGGGGCTGGAGACTCTGGTCGCATGGCTTTCCTTTTGCAGCGCCGCGTGCCACCCACTCATCTATGGTTTGTGGAATAAAACGGTGAGGAAGGAGCTGCTGGGGATGTTCTTTGGAGACCGCTACTACAGAGAGTCGTTTGCTACTCGGCATAGGAATTCCCGACTCTTCAGCATCTCCAATAGAATCACAG ACTTGGGTATGTCTCCACACCTGACGGCCATGTTGGCTGGTGGAGGGCATCTGTTGGCCCCTGGTAGCAGCACAGGAGATACCGGCTTCAGTTTCACTCAGGACTCGT GCACAGACGTGATGCTGCTGGATGACTTCTCTGTTGACGGCTCCtcccaacaacagcagcacggGAATCTGTCCGGAAAGAGGAGGAGCTCGGTCACCTTTGAAGACCAGGTGGAGCATTCCAAAG CTGAAAACTTCAACGCATCCTCAGCCCAAGTCCACGCAGAGGAGCACAAATCTCTCGACACCTTTGCTTCCTGCCTGGCCATGGCCATAGAGAGCGACGCTAAGCTCACCCTGTTTGGCGAGGGTCTGGCTCTGCCTGGGGGGCTGTTTGTGACGAGGGCGGTGCCGAGACCTAGATACTTAGACGGTCAGAGACTGAGGCTGGAGAGTATCGATGAAGGGATCGTCAAAGACGACAGAAATGAAGAAGAGCAGGACATAGAGGAGAAACCAGTCTGA
- the otc gene encoding ornithine carbamoyltransferase, mitochondrial produces the protein MFVKLFSVHSPVFKCLKTLHSRSARGFSCGAASFAPVSLKGRSCLTLKDFSSDEIKRLLWVSGDLKHRIKHEKQYLPLLQGKSIAMIFEKRSTRTRMSTETGFALLGGHPCFLTSQDIHLRVNESCADTARVLSGFCDIVLARVYSHSMLEELDNDASVPIINGLSDLYHPIQILADFLTLQEHYGSLSGLTVSWIGDGNNVLHSFMMTAAKLGVHLKIATPKGYEPERSVIQEAQKLCKEHGTQLVLTSDPMEAAHGSNVLVTDTWVSMGQEEEKKKRLKDFHGYQITMKTGSVAKPDWTFLHCLPRKMEEVDDEVFYSSRSLVFPEAENRKWTIMGLMVSLLTDYAPQIPMPKF, from the exons ATGTTTGTTAAACTGTTTTCCGTCCACAGCCCAGTTTTCAAATGTCTGAAAACTTTGCACAGCCGCTCTGCACGCGGGTTTAG CTGTGGAGCTGCTTCCTTCGCCCCGGTGAGTTTGAAAGGTCGCAGTTGTCTCACTCTGAAAGATTTCAGCTCAGATGAGATCAAGAGGTTGTTGTGGGTGTCTGGAGATTTGAAACACAGGATCAAACATGAGAAACAG TATCTTCCTCTTCTGCAAGGCAAGTCCATTGCTATGATATTTGAGAAGAGGAGCACCAGAACAAGAATGTCCACAGAAACAG GTTTTGCTCTGCTGGGTGGACACCCCTGTTTCCTCACCTCTCAGGACATCCACCTGAGAGTGAATGAGAGCTGTGCAGACACAGCCAG ggttCTCTCAGGATTCTGTGATATTGTCTTGGCCCGAGTTTACAGTCACTCCATGTTAGAGGAGCTGGATAATGATGCCTCCGTCCCCATCATCAACGGTCTCTCCGACCTCTACCACCCAATCCAAATCCTGGCCGACTTCCTCACTTTACAG GAGCATTATGGGTCGCTCAGTGGATTAACAGTGAGCTGGATTGGAGACGGCAACAACGTCCTCCACTCCTTCATGATGACTGCAGCAAAACTGGGCGTCCATCTTAAGATTGCTACACCAAAG GGGTATGAGCCAGAGAGGAGTGTTATTCAAGAGGCACAGAAACTCTGCAAAGAG CACGGGACGCAGCTTGTTTTGACCTCGGACCCGATGGAGGCCGCACACGGCAGCAACGTTTTGGTGACTGACACCTGGGTCAGCatgggacaggaggaggagaaaaagaagaggctCAAAGACTTTCATGGTTACCAGATTACAATGAAG ACAGGAAGTGTGGCCAAACCAGACTGGACCTTCCTTCACTGTCTCCCCCGTAaaatggaggaggtggatgacGAGGTTTTCTACTCCTCCCGCTCCCTGGTCTTCCCCGAGGCTgagaacaggaagtggacaaTCATG ggTCTGATGGTTTCTCTTCTGACTGACTACGCTCCACAGATCCCCATGCCGAAGTTCTAA